The nucleotide sequence CTTCCAAGGTTTACAGAGGCAGAAAATCTCGAATTTGGGTTAGCTTTAGAATCTTGACTGTGGGACCATTGAATGTTATAATTTGTTCTCTGAGCAAAATCGGGAAAGCCGCGTTCACTATCTAATAAGTTTTCATACCTGAAGTTTAAATTTCCTCTAAAGCTGTAACGCTTAGCGTAACTAGATTGTAACCTCAGGCCGTAACTTCCGTTTGTATAATAATCTCCTAATGCTAAAAGATCTACATAATCACTTATAGCAAAATAATACCCCCCATTTTGAAGAAAATAACCGCGATTATTACTATTTCCAAAAGAGGGTAGAATAAAACCAGAGGTTTGCTCATCTGTTAATGGAAAATATGCAAAAGGTAAGCCTAGAGGTGTTGGCACATCTGCTATATACATATTTACTAATCCTGTAACGATCTTTTTGTTTGGAACAAATTTTATTCGCCTAGCATAAAAATAGTAATCTGGATTTTCTTCGTTGGTAGAAGTAGTAAATTTTACATTCTTCATAAAGTAAACAGAATCATTCTCTCTTTTAGTGATTTCTCCTCTCACTTTAAAGGCACCTTCTTCTGTTCTAGTATTATAGATCAAGGCCTTTTCAGTATCAAAATTGAATCTGATAGAATCTGGCTTTACTGTATTTTGAGCCTGAGTAAAAACTGGGAGTTGAGAATAGGTACCTGTAGAATCTGGTATACCGTAAGCATAAATTTCTTTCTTTTCGTTGTCTAAAATGATCATACCAGCAGTTATTACCATGTCATCGTAGGTAATTTGTGCATTATCATAAAGATACATTCTATTCTCTTTTACGCTTAAGCGCATATAATCTTCAGCTGAGTAGTTTACGATATCAGTTAATAGTGCAGGAGCTTTTTTAACAGTATCGGTTTTTATAGTGTCTTGTTGAATGATTTGGCCGGCAATTGAAAGAGAATCACTTACTGTTACAACGCTATCTCTATCTTTTTCAAGAATAATATTACCACTTGGTTTAATTTCTTGCGCCAATGAGTATATTGGAGCTAAGAGCAAAAAAACACAAGAAAAAAGTATATAATGTGAGTATGTTCGCAATGCTTTAAGTGCTATTTTTGTAAAGAATGGCTTGCTTTTTGAATATCCAAAATTACATATATTTTTTAAGCTTCCTTTTCGGAATACAAAAAAAGACAGAATAAAATAATAAGCCTAATTCTATCGTTACTATTTTTATGAAAAATAACCTACTTACATTTATTGCAATACTCTTTATTTCAACCTTATTAGTTGCATTTACACCTATTTCTAATACCAAACCTAAACCAAAATTTGTTGTGGTTTTAGACGCTGGTCATGGTGGAAAAGACCCGGGAAACAGGGGGGGAGGTTTTAATGAGAAAGATATAGCCCTAAGCATTGTACTTAAGGTAGGAAGAGAACTGGAGAAAAATGATAACATTAAAGTTATTTATACCAGAAGTAATGATGTTTTTATTGAGTTAGATAGGCGGGCAGATATAGCTAATGATGCTAAAGCAGATTTATTTGTATCTGTGCACTGTAATGCTCATAATTCCCAGGCTTACGGTACCGAAACTTTTGTACTTGGATTACACCGTAACCAGGCTAACTTTGAAGTTGCTAAGCGAGAGAACTCTGTGATCTTTCTAGAAGAGGATTATGATATTACCTATGATGGTTTTGATCCTAATTCTCCAGAGTCTTATATAGGTATGCAGATAATGCAGGAAGAATATCTAGATCAAAGTATATTATTGGCAGATTATGTACAGAAGAAATTTACCAAAGAACTAAGAAGAAATGATAGAGGTGTAAAACAGGCTGGATTCTTAGTTCTGCGCCAAACCTATATGCCAAGTGTACTTATTGAAACCGGATTTCTTACCAATAGAGAAGAAGGACCTTTTTTAAATAGTTCTAACGGGCAGTCTAAAATGGCAGATGCTATTGTAGATGCTATCAAAGACTATAGCGGAAGTATAAACATGGCTGCTTTAGATAATTTAGAATCTAATGCTCCCGTTGCAGTAACAACTGTAGATGCTCCTACAACTTTTGAAGACGCTTTTGAGGGAATTACCTTTAAAGTACAACTTGCTGCTAGTTCTAAGAAGTTAGAACCAAAATCTTCTAATTTTAAGGGCTTAAAACCTGTATTTAGAGAAGAAGAAGGTAAATTCTATAAATATTATTACGGGGCTACTTCAAGTTATAATCAAATTCAAGATCTTCAGAAAAAGGCAAAATCTAAAGGTTATAAGTCTTGTTATGTGGTTGCATTCAAGGATGGTAAGAAGATTACCGTTAATGAGGCGTTAAAAAGCCAAGGCAAATAGCAGTACTTTCCTATATTTATTTCTAAATTTGCAATCATTCTAAAAAATAGAACTTTTGAAATATACTAAAGAGGTTAAAACTGGCATCCTGGCCATTGTTGCTATAGTAATATTAATATTTGGATATAGTTTTCTTAAAGGTAAAAATCTCTTAGATTCAAGCCGGAAATTTTATGCTGTGTATGCAGATGTAGAAGGATTATCTCCATCTTCTGCAGTTACTATTAATGGTTTAAAGGTTGGGAAGATAAATACAATAGATTTCTTAAATGAAAGTGGTCTCTTATTAGTAACCTTTAGCGTGGATAGTGATTTTAGATTTTCTAAGAACAGTCTGGCTCAAATATATGGAGGTGGGCTTATTGGAGGTAAGTCTTTAGCTATTGTTCCTGAATATGAACGAGGCCAAATGGCTCAAACAGGTGATACATTGCCAAGTGATATTGAAGAAGGAATCATGGAATTGGTAAATGAGCGCCTAACACCCTTACAGGTAAAAGTAGAGAGAACAATAGTTAGTGCAGACTCTATGGTTACTGCATTAAACCAGGTGTTGAATCCACAAACTCGTAACAACATAAAAGCAACTTTTGATGATCTTGCTTTAACAGTAGCTTCTTTTAAAGCTACTGCTCAATCTTTGAATGGTATTGTAGATGGTAATTCTCAAAAATTAGATCATACATTTACCAATTTAGATGAAATGTCTACAAACTTCAATAAGTTTTCTGATAGTCTTTCTCAAATTGATCTAAGTGGTATGGGAAGAGATCTTGAGAAAGTTATAGCAGATTTTGAAGAGATCTCTAATAATTTGAGTAGCGGAAAAGGAACTGCAGGTAAATTGCTTACAGATGATAGGGTTTATGATAATCTAGACCGTGCTACCAAACAAATGGAACAACTACTACAGGATATCAAATTAAATCCTAAAAGATATGTTCACTTCTCAGTTTTCGGAAAATCTCCGGGATCGTATGATAAGCCAAAAGATTCTTTAAAATAGAGATTATGCAAATTATTACTCAGATTGTTTTTTTAATTGTACTTGTTGCCGGAATCCTTTTTTTTGCCAGAAATATTCGGAGGGTTATTCGAAATATAAAACTTGGAAAAAAGATAGATAGAAACGATCAACCAGGAGAGCGTTTTGCGAAAATGGCAAGAATTGCACTAGGGCAATCTAAAATGGTTAAAAAGCCAATTTCTGGTTTCTTGCATATTATAGTTTACTTAGGATTTATAATTATTAATATAGAAGTTCTCGAAATCGTTATAGATGGTGTATTTGGAACTCATAGAATTCTCTCCTTCCTTGGTGGAGGATATAATTTCTTAATAGGTACTTTTGAAATTTTGGCATTCTTAGTATTTGTTGGTGTAATCATCTTTTGGATAAGAAGAAATAGCTTAAATATTTATAGATTTTTAAGTAGAGAATTAAAAGGGTGGCCAAAAAATGATGCTAACTATATCTTATACTTTGAAATGGTCCTAATGATACTTTTCATCGTTATGAATGGTGCAGACTATCAATTACAATTGAACGGAGTGGCTCATTATGCACAAGAATCTGGAATTGTAGGTTCTTTTCCTATCAGTCAATACTTAAGTCCTTGGTTTGAAAAT is from Gillisia sp. Hel1_33_143 and encodes:
- a CDS encoding N-acetylmuramoyl-L-alanine amidase; the encoded protein is MKNNLLTFIAILFISTLLVAFTPISNTKPKPKFVVVLDAGHGGKDPGNRGGGFNEKDIALSIVLKVGRELEKNDNIKVIYTRSNDVFIELDRRADIANDAKADLFVSVHCNAHNSQAYGTETFVLGLHRNQANFEVAKRENSVIFLEEDYDITYDGFDPNSPESYIGMQIMQEEYLDQSILLADYVQKKFTKELRRNDRGVKQAGFLVLRQTYMPSVLIETGFLTNREEGPFLNSSNGQSKMADAIVDAIKDYSGSINMAALDNLESNAPVAVTTVDAPTTFEDAFEGITFKVQLAASSKKLEPKSSNFKGLKPVFREEEGKFYKYYYGATSSYNQIQDLQKKAKSKGYKSCYVVAFKDGKKITVNEALKSQGK
- a CDS encoding MlaD family protein; its protein translation is MKYTKEVKTGILAIVAIVILIFGYSFLKGKNLLDSSRKFYAVYADVEGLSPSSAVTINGLKVGKINTIDFLNESGLLLVTFSVDSDFRFSKNSLAQIYGGGLIGGKSLAIVPEYERGQMAQTGDTLPSDIEEGIMELVNERLTPLQVKVERTIVSADSMVTALNQVLNPQTRNNIKATFDDLALTVASFKATAQSLNGIVDGNSQKLDHTFTNLDEMSTNFNKFSDSLSQIDLSGMGRDLEKVIADFEEISNNLSSGKGTAGKLLTDDRVYDNLDRATKQMEQLLQDIKLNPKRYVHFSVFGKSPGSYDKPKDSLK